The genomic stretch ggtgtagacacgatcatccttccaaggtttgatttagttactacgaacggtgctgacacaatcaatattctaagatctaattctatcatcacgaacggtgtagacacgatcatcttctgagatctaattcagttactacgaacggtgctgacacggtcaaagaaagagacatatttaatcatgacactcaattcagaaaagaccacgacaatggagtcaccgcgaatgatcacgacaactgagtcacgacatcAAAGTCACGAAaaatgagtcacgataatggaatcacgacaactgagtcacgataatggaatcacgagaactgagtcaccataatggaatcacgacaacaaagtcacgacaactgagtcacgataatggaatcacgacaactgagtcacgataatggaatcacgacaactgagtcacgataatggaatcacaacaactgaatcacgataatggaatcacgccaactgagtcacgataatggaatcacgacaactgagtcacgatcacgacaactgagtcacgataatggaatcacgacaactgagtcacgataatggaatcacgacaactgagtcacgataatggaatcacgacaactgagtcacgataatgaagtcacgacaatgaagtcacgacaattgagtcacatatctaatcccggtattcagttcAAAAACAATCATGGCAATGAAGTCACGACGATGAAGTCACGGCAATCGAGTCACAACaatacgacaatggagtcatgacaatagagtcactataattaattcacttcacactcctaacatccagatggcatctttaaacccatctccaacaaacacttctcaatacttcaagctcggatatagtctaacgtacgacttattctgACTTTCGTATTTATCCAGATCAAATGacgtctttaagcccatctccgaaaagtcccttcatcatcagcaggggcaaatttcttggtattctagtgttcaatcctcttctaccttcagattccgacaggcacacaagccaatcttcatcctcaggtataagaagattgaacaggggaagctatcataccccaaaatttgcccatcagaTTTCAAGATATCTTGACTCAAGCAGTCTCCTCAGGATCATATGATATCCAATTGCAAGCATGATTCACTCTCCTCCTAAACAATaaggaccaaaactagggttttatttctttccaagaaaaatcaagttctaagacctcaaattaatcccatggcctctcatgtGATTTAAAGAACCtctatgccaagtttcaagtcctgattcaaaagattgctcactcaatggcccaaacgatctataatcgactagttgacctaaaattcaaactatggtcaaaccacagtcaaaacttctgatttttggtcaacatcctcattatgaagtatcattcatcatttgatcaagtattgatcatgactcatcaaggaaagcgccaaaatcatcaaaaacctaagtttctaaattagggtttttaaggagaaagtcaacccaactttgaccagccataactttcacatggaacatctgaaattgcccatccaaagctcaatttgaaggaaattgaattctctacaactttgtctctcacatgcaaaggctaaaaatgcaccatttgagagatatgagccaaaacattacgagTCATTTccaaagtcaaccaaaagtcatctttttcaaaagaagcatacatgaacatggaagactctattgagatgaaaccaaaaaggtcatttagaggactctttgagctttctaaaaagtataagaatacctccatatgattaaaaatgagagagatatgattgaCGCaggttggtcgattttcaagaaaaggGCAAAAACTTAATTAGCAAATTTCCAaacttttgagtattgggcctttATTATTGAAGTACCCACGTGAGTTTGAGCCCAACGAGAGTTTGTTGgccaaatattaattattttatgaatttatttcattcatatttgattttattcaaataaattcaaataaaatcatcaaaataattatataattggtGTATTAAACTTTTTATTTGATTCAATTGGTGTACTACCAAATCTTTCATTACACCCCCCATATTTCTACATCTTTAGTCATGCACCCTTAAACCTCAATTCTTCTATTTCCTAAGATTACTACATTCTTCGCTTAATGATCCCATACAGAACAACCCCACATCATACAAGGCCAACATGTACTCGCATTCTTCGCCAAACGCATCGCAACATTGCATCACATAattatgaaaataattaaaagtaatATAAATTAAAACGGGGTGTTACACTTATGGTTTCAACACATAAAGCGGCCTCACCAAAAGCaatcatttcaaaattccttcAAATACTTTCCCGCACACTATACCTTTACTACTTTCCATTTTAACAACCTCTTCATCTCCCTTAACAAGGAAAGAACTCCGATTCATCACCTCCTCACTATTCGCAAGAATCTCAAGATGTCTCAACATACAGGTTGTCTCTCTCAAAAACTTCTTTAGATGAAGAGATACTTTATGCCTTCGAATCTGGCTTTCAACCTGTGTCTAGCTTGGTAGATGTCGTCAATTTTGTTGCTCCCTTAACCATGgtctacaaccctgatttggcattGAAGGAGGACCAAACTTCTCATGAACTGGCTCTAAAGAACCACCAACAGGTAAATATTCCCATCCCTctcttgataaaataaaataaggtggTAGGTATGTTGACAAGGCTATTAGAAAACTAATCTCTAGGGTTCTAAATGAGGTTATACCTGTGGCTGGGATTTCCTGACCTCTTTCCCAAATTTTTCCTCCCCCCAATGATGATGAAGTAGAAAAGACAACTGATGTCGCTACAAGTGGTAAGGTTGAAGATAACCTACTCAAGTTAGCCAACTCTGTGATTAGGGATGCTAGCACTAATGGTGAAGAAAACATTGACATCTCTTATGACCAGGAACCCTCCCTAAGAAAGCAAGATGATCAATGGCCTAAAGATACCAACCATGTTATTGATATTGATGATTTATCCTCAAATGATGAATTGATCAAGAATGTGAATCCTAGGATTTCCAAAAGGATAAGGACTAGGAAGGGAAAAGTTGTGCTCGACACAAATCCTCTAAAACATAACATGAAGACAACTTTGGTTGGACCTCCAAGGTATTGGAGAAAAGTTTATGTCTCATCCAAAAAGGGAAAGGTTAGGTTAGACAATGAGTTTGAAGAAGATGTTGGGGATGATGTTCAGGACATCATGCAAGTAAAGAAGTCTGTGATCAAGAGATCATCTGTGAATGTACCAAATGCTCCCTTGGATTATATCTCCTTTCACTCGGTTGATAGTGTGGAAAGATGGAAGTTTGTGTATCAAATGAGGGTTGCCATTGAAAGAGAACTAGGTCAGGATGCCTTTAAGATTGAGGAAGTCATTGACCTAATCACTGTTGCTGGTTTAATTCGAACTTTAACTAGGTTTGCTAAGTGTTTTGAT from Vicia villosa cultivar HV-30 ecotype Madison, WI linkage group LG4, Vvil1.0, whole genome shotgun sequence encodes the following:
- the LOC131596994 gene encoding uncharacterized protein LOC131596994, translated to MVYNPDLALKEDQTSHELALKNHQQEPSLRKQDDQWPKDTNHVIDIDDLSSNDELIKNVNPRISKRIRTRKGKVVLDTNPLKHNMKTTLVGPPRYWRKVYVSSKKGKVRLDNEFEEDVGDDVQDIMQVKKSVIKRSSVNVPNAPLDYISFHSVDSVERWKFVYQMRVAIERELGQDAFKIEEVIDLITVAGLIRTLTRFAKCFDILVKEFIMNIHVDCVDNRSKDFRKVYVRGRQVDFYPATINRYLGRSEEEVIELEVTDNQACMEITTDQVKVWPMKGKLSAGQLSVKYAILHKIGAANWVPSNHTSTVFKSSTKANVISELKKTCKDLDEIIQTSTERKLNIEKLIKTLEQDNSTRTNDAIEEEVAKEVNSVGEDTAQDSDDCAEEQTSTDTDGEDGSSSGSNVY